GCAGCTGTGGAGCCACACCTTCATCCACACCTGCCTGCTACATCTTGCACCCTCGCACATCTCTTCTGGTTGGCAAGCAACAGGAAGCTGCCTCCAAGACACATCAGCAAAGCATGCTTAATATCCCAGCAATCAACCAAAGTAGAAGTAAAAACTTTCAAGTCCAGCAAATATGGCAAAAGAAGTGGTTgacagtattatttaatataaaaatgtaatttcattatttaaatttaattattaaattttggGGATCGCGATGTTGCATTCCAGGTTCAAACGAGCATTTCCAACTCGTGTGTTgtagtgaaaaaatatttttagttaaaaaaaaatttattgtgacattaattaatcacattttttttttagtataagtatacactgccatttaaaagtttgggtcattaagtttttttggtttgaaagaactaatatttagcaaggatacattaacttcatcatgagtgacagtaaagacattgttacaaaatatgataataagaaatgttttttgagcaacaattcagcatattagaatgatttctgaagtatcatgtgacactgaagactggagcaatgatgccgaaaattaggctttgccatcacaggagtacattacatttttaaaattaatcaacTAGAAAagttagtttaaattgtaataatatttgactgtGTTTTagagtatttttgatcaaataaatgcagccatggtgagacttctttcaaaaacatttaaacaaatcttactgacccccaacttttgaacggtagtgtattacTCAGTGATGACCATCAAATACTGTTTAAGTATTACTCAATGACAATGCTGTACCTGCACAGAGTTGAGCCTGCAGTAGCCATTCAGTGGAAAGCGAATAACGTGGGTTGGATCCTGGTTCCAGCCGGCGTTGACTGAATTGCACATGACGTCCCCTGTCTCTGGGAAAATTTCCTCTATGAGGGCCTTATCCCCACTGATGGCAATCCTCTCGCCCAGGTCAGGGGTCACCCGCACCACCAGGCACTCACAGGGCTGAGCCGCCCGCCGCTGCTCCCGGTCCTGTTTCCAGCGATCCAGCTCTTTCACCATGGGCGTCAGCTGGTAATACCGAGCCTCCTCATACAGCAGCTGGAACTCCTGCAGGAACAACACATGGAAGTGAATGtatgcacagaaagaaagaaacaaacaaataaataatccaaCCAGCAAATGATTGAATGAGCAGAGAAACAAAATGTACAAACACATGAATGCATGAGCTAACAATATGAGAACTCACTgagcaaatgaacaaacaaatgggTAAACAAATGTACAAAGTAATGACTGAACAAACAGGGGAAATGAACCAgctattgaatgaatgaatgaaaaagcaGACCAAaaatgctcaaacaaacaaacgacTGAAAAACAACCCACTGAGCAAATGTCCCAAGAATATAAACAAACCACCAAGTAAGCAAATGAATAAGCAGACAAACCACCAAGTGAGAGAATGAATGAGCAAACAAACCACCAAGTGAGTGATGAATGAGCAAACAAACCAAGTGAGCAAATAAACAAACCACCGAGTGAACGAATGAGCAAACACCACCAAGTGAGAGAATGAATGAGCAAACAAACCAAGTGAGAGAATGAATGAGCAAACAAACCAAGTGAGCAAATAAACAAACCACCAAGTGAGTGAACGAATGAGCAAGCAAACAAACCACAAAGTGAGTGAACAAATGAGCAAACAAACAACCAAGTGAGCCAACAAATGTGCAAACACCACCAAGATAGCGAATGAATgggcaaacaaacaaactactaaGTGAGTGAATGGATGAGCAATAAAACAAACCACCAAGTGGGTGAACAAATGAGCAAACAAACCACTAAGTGAGTAAACAAGTGAGCAACACCACAAAGTGAGAGAACGAATGagcaaacgaacaaacaaaccaTTAAGTGAGCGAATgaatgagcaaacaaacaaaccaccaaGTGAGCAAACAAACCATCAAGTGAGCGAATGAATGAGCAAACAAACCATCAAGTGAGCGAATGAATGAGCAAACAAAccataaagagagaaaaaaaaagaaaaaaaaaaaaaaatcaagtgagcAAACAAACCATCAAGTGAGCGAATGAATGAGCAAACAAACCAtcaagtgagtgaatgaatgagcaaacaaacaaaccatcaaGTGAGCAAACAAACCATCAAGTGAGCGAATGAATGAGCAAACAAACCAtcaagtgagtgaatgaatgagcatACAAACAAACCAAGTGAGCAAACGAatgaccaaacaaacaaaccattaaGTGAGCAAACAAATGAGCAAACAAACCATCAAGTGAGCAAACGAatgaccaaacaaacaaaccattaaGTGAGCAAATGAATAAGGAAATAAACAAACCATCAAGTGAGTGAACgaatgagcaaacaaacaaaccatgtcattacaaataaagaaacaaatgcacaaacaacCCATTAACCAAAGGAATGACCGAGCGAGAAACCACCAagagaaaaaatagaaacaaacaaaaattaccaCATGATGATTGAATATTGCATGTTTCAAAGCACATGTTTAGCATTGAGCACAAACCCAGACCAACACATGGAGCAATTGTGCCCATCTGACCCGTCTTTAGCCAGGACAGGACGAGGGGTGGGGGGGCTTTAAGCCCCCTGGCTCTCCCCTCACTCACAGACTCTCTGGTCGGACAGCACAGATTGCTGCCTCTGCCTGAGGCGTCCTTCACCCTCCAGCACATTTACCCCACTTACACTGGCCTTTCATTCACCACTAAGCCAGATGGCAACATGCCTCAGTCCTGCCATTACTAacactgcaaaaatgaaaatatttccatttttccatgTAAACATGGTGGTATAGGCATATACTGAGGAAAATTAATGATAAACCAAAGTTAGCGGTGTTACCACTTGTGTAATACTGCATGAACacggtttttatttagcaattcaAGCTTTTCTTATATTCATTTTTACCAATATTACAAGTTTGATTTGAAGAAAAACATCTAAAAAGAAAACCCTCATGTTCTGTTGATacttgctttgtttttaaataaaaattatagcctatatataggGTTAATTCAATTAACTTGGACAGTTTTCCCAGTCATATCGATGCCAAAAAATGTCCCACTTTACCTGAATTCAATCTAACtatattattgaataaagtaaaactaaaacaataaaaaacatttatgttacttgaaaaaaagtgttaactgaaacaaaataaaatataaacaattacagTTAGCTGACAAGGCAATGTTTCTCATTATGAggtactaaaataaccaaaactaaaaatgaataaaaacatatataactattaaatatgacaaaacacacacacacaaaaaaatcataatatataatacattatttaataaaaataagtttgtgGGGATGAAAATGATGagattatatatacaaataatacacaAACTCTTTTAGTAAGTTCCTTTGACCTAATTAAAGCCCAATAAAATGAAAGCTTATTAATAGTAGCATATAGTTTGATATTATTAAAGCAAACATtttcaagggggaaaaaaaaatctgaaaatgtttcaaattacgTGAGGTAATTTTGTGAGGTACATTTTTTCGTGCAGGATGTTTGATGGATGTTATCAAGCTCAAATTTTGCAAGTTCGCAATAGATTAGGAAAAGTCATGAAGCGTTATCCTGATACttcaatgttaatgtttttggagATGTTAAAAGGGCCTTGGGGTCTCTCAGACCACAAACATGAAGCCTGAAAGCCATTTCTGTTCCAAACTCTTGGGTTCGGTGCCTGGTGGCCGTGAGAGATAGCTGTGATCTCGACCCCGCTGGCTCTTCATCCCCACCCTGAAAGACTACTCATTCCACTGCGGGCTACGCCACGGAGAACAATAGCACCGACCATCTCAGACACAACGCTCTTTTACAATTACCACAAGAAAAGGAGTTGTTTTCTTACCCACACCCCTCCCTCAgcctctcttctttctctccctctttatTCCCTATGTTCCTTTCTTTAGCCCATACTGGTGCTGACAACATGGATACAGAGACTTTAGGCCTTCGGGCTCTTGctaattcaaagaaaaacaagCTGCGCTTCTTTCCCAGGTCTGCAGCGAAGGCTGGGTACGTTTTAACAGGGCTCCTTCTGTGACTCACTTTTGCGAAAGAGAATGTAAAAGCAAAGGCCCAGAGAAGAGCGAATTTAGTCTTTAGGCCATATCCATATGGACAAATGAAGCTAGATGCGCTGCACGGTTTTCAAGTGCAAACTCTTCTAGAACATAATGTTGTCAATTAAGCCAATAAGTCGAGTCTAATGAATTCACAGACGTAACAAACATCTGGGAGGAGACCAAACGTATCCCATCACCTCTCACAGGAGGTGCTGCTTCATCTGACAACATGCATCATTCGTTTATGTACAGCTTCATCTGAAACTATTCAGTGGGTCTTTAGGTTCTGGATGAAAAAGAAAGGCCTATAGGCCTCAAATTCAACCGTGGCTGAACAGCGATCATATAGTTGTCGAGTTTTCCCACTTGCGCAGGGCAAGGCACAGTGAGGTTTGATAGGCCAAAAGTGTGAAAAGTTAAGTATAATGGGATGTAATGATGTGCCTCTGTGCAGCTACATATTTTATGTTCTGTTATCAAACGGTCTCGCACAGTGGAGGAAAGCTAGCCACGAGCCCTGAGGCGCAAATGACTAGTCTCACCCTAATTAATCCCATTGACACAAATACCTTTACCCATCTGATTTTTGACTGAGACGGGTATAATACTTCACCAATTTATCTGCTGGACTTGAAGAAAAGAAATTGCATATCACACTATTTTGAATCCTGCTTTAAACTTCACCTTAGACTTTACGGTTCTTttcttgtctgttttttattttattcattttgctaTAAATGTTTGCAAATTTAAACCTTGgaatttaggttttatttttatgtaattttatttttttgctataaaTATGCTTGCCATTTGCAGGCCAAATTGGAAAGTTTGAAATCAGAAATTGTACTTCACACTGTTTTGAGTCTGAATTTCCTTAgacttttttctattctatttttattttattttgcgataaatttatattgccatttattttatttatatgtgtacTTCCCCAATGTGGAAAGTTTTTTTATCAATATGCCAAGATGTCTCACTTCCTGCCTACCATCTTTGCCAGCAAAAAGGTTAAGGAAAAATGTCATACAACAAAAATCCAATTGCTCAGGTTTGTGAAGCTTCATCTCAAGACGATCTGAGGTAGATTTAGTGAAGACTGCAGAAACTTTGCAAGCAATGTCCCAAAACAAGGATACATAAATATGTTCAAAATGGTGGAAATTGATCCAGGAATATCTGAGACACAAAGCTTAAGATAATTCCAAACACATGGAAATCGAATAAAACTGCCATGCAGTTCTGTCTGGGTTCTTTCTGCTCAAGGCTATTTATGTGATGCTAAAAGAGgaactaaataaaagtttttgaacgTTACCTTGAAGTCGTCAGGAAGAAGCAGTTTGCTGGTTCTCAGGTAGCTCAGAATATAGCGGAATATCTCTCCGTCTCTGTCGATAAAATAATGCTGCTTCAGACTGTCCAAAACAATCGGTTCTGTGCCGTTGAACAGGCGACTGATTCTggaggggaaaaaatgtaaatcaatgattttcaatttaaagaagtattttgttttaaagttttatgcaAGCACTACACTGCATTAAGAATGATTTTGCTCTTAtcatgaaataatgtaaaatatattcccTAAAAAACTGCTTTCacttcacattttacatttgaaataagtTTAACGGCAAATGTACAAGCTGATTATTTAACCTGATTTAATTGCTGAAATGGGGTCAAGCTTTTGGAATTATGTCGTACGCTATTTCTGTTCTTCGGATGAATCGACTTTATCTTTGCAAAATGTTCTTATTTCATTCTCTCATCCTATTTCATTCTTccgttctttctttctctccctcattCTGGAAACCGATGCAAAACACTTAATAAGAAAACCAATTCCCCCTTTTGTGCCTCGGGTGGTCCTTTTCTCATATGGTCTTGCTGTTCCCCCAGTTAGAATTTCACCATATAGCTTTAGGCAATCTTAGTTTTTCATCTcagcctctctttttttttttctccaaaaagcaattaaaatgctGCCTGCTTTTCACCCTCCCCCCATTTTCCTCTCCTCCCTCCTTCCCATTGCTCTCTCGCTCCATATCCATTAATAAATCAGAGCGAGCCACGCTCTCTGTTAACCTGAACAGATGTGGCAAAGCTCTCACACTTTTCCcgtcttgcacacacacaaacatctctaACAGGTGGTGTCCCTTTACCTCACTTTATTCGCAAACCTCCATAGATTACGGTTGGGATGGATGCAGCAGGTAGGAATTGCATGACTCTACAAGTGGCTTTTAAGTCATTTAAAAGTAGAGCACTTTAATCTATCACTCTGTCTATAGATAAATGCATTGCTAAATTAAGGAAATTTAGGTTGTTACAAAGGCAAAAATAAAGTTGGATCACAGAACTACAACATAACTTCTCACGACAGCTCAACATGACAATGACACATAGTTTAAGTCAACATCAGTCCCAGTAACCCCCCAAAAAATGGTTAGCATCAAATCACAACAGGTCTTACCTGGAGTCTGGGTATTTGGTGAGGGTGGCCAGACTGCTGGTGTACATGTGCCCGCCTACGTCAATGTGAACTGGAGCGTTTGCTTTAGTCAGCTGAGCCGGCAGTGGGATTCCCTGAGTGGCCAGAGGAGACACTGGGGACCGGGTCAAAGACAGCCGAGACATGCTCCTTCCCTCCTGTACAAACAGCACAGTATCAAATAAACAGCTCCTGGTTCCCCTCACCCGTTCAATCTCCGAGATCTAAGGTGCGATTCTGGCCTGCAAGCACACGGGAGATCACTTTTACATTGCGTTTTTACCTTAAGAATTAGCACCACAAGTCTAATTAAGAAAATTTGCCTGCCGTTATTTTCCCCCTCCTTTTTTCATAGAACCGGAGGGGAGAAATGGAGTGATGCTTATTAGCGAGCACGAAAGGGAGagaaggagagcgagagagagagagggatggatCCTAGTACTGTAGGTGTCTACCTCCAgggaaagaaagggaaaaagtGTAAACTCCTAATTAAAGATATTTCTGCGAATGTGTGAGAGGCAAAACACCTCTTCACCAACAGCTTTTCAGTTCTTTAAAAGTTTCTGAGAGCAAATGAATCAACATTTTGAATTGAAGCCAAAAATGAGGGTAAATAAGACTTGAACTCCCACAAGGTCAAATATAAAAATCGAAATGATGCTGCGTCATAATAAAGTTTCAGTTAGTGAAAAAGGTTCTAAATCATGCAACGTTGAGATATTTGAAGTCATTGTCCTCTCCTGAGCAATCACAGCTCTAAATTAAAACCATAGGGACCATGATGCTTGACTGCTACTGTGGTATGAATCAACCTTTGTTTGGAGTAACGAACAATTCTGCCTAAACAGATGGTTAAAGTCCCATTTCCAGAGGCACTACGCCTGGAGCAATGTGTGCCCATGGTGTACATCAGAGACTTACATAGTACTGTATAGAATGATGTATCATGTGTTTAGCcttagatttaaaattaaatctcaAAAAATGGAATTGGTCTGCTATAGTtaagttttcaatgttttttacgaaagacaaacaactgaaatattatgaggggtatatatatatatatatatatatatatatatatatatatatatatatatatatatatatatatatatatatatacacacacatgattTCTGGCCTGGGTAGAAGAGccccacttttcacaatattaaaaataagtcaGTGAATCTACAGATccatggctatatatatatatatatatatatatatatatatatataatatatatgtgtgtatatatgtgtgtgtgtgtgtgtgtgtgtgtgttaccggaGTTGAGAGTATAAATTCGTGTGCAAATTtcgttttatgattttaaaacagtGAATAATGTCAATGGATCATAGCCTACATTTCTTGTAAAATCCGAAAAGCAAACATTCAACTACACCAGTATAGTCCCACAACGACCAATTGACTCGTATGACTCTTTTAATGAATCACTAAAAAAGAATCATAACTTAGAATCAGTCTGACAGATTCTTCTCTGAATGAACACTGAATCCGTCAAAGCGGTATGAATCAACATTAGTAAGTGCAAGTTATCATTAGTTTTAGTGATGTCCGTCTCGAAATTGCCCTGTACTTAACGTCCGTAAAATATAAAGCCTAcccatatattcatatatatatatatatatatgaaattgtcATCTAAAATGAGCATTGCTCCTatgtttagtttcagtaattttactctaATGGCATGTCGTTTCCTGTGCAATtcaagtgaaataactgaacatgaatataggagcctgataaaaatgtcaGACGGCACTTAAGAgtgttttgcatctgaactcttcatatatagcCTGCACACACTAGGTCGGAAGCAAATGTTAAGAGTGTGAGTGAAAAATTAGATCTCATCCAAGTCAGAAATAATAGTTTGTGATGTCAAAAACTGCGCCAGGTCCCTGGAGTGCGTAAAATAGCCCTACAACCCTCTGTACCGCACTTCCTGTACGCAATGGGCATACAGTAGCGCTCTGACCTCTCATTGTATACTCAAATCAGCCCTCCCTGATCAAAAACTGCAAAAGCACGACACACTGAGAATGAACGCAAAGATGCACCTGAGAAACATAACGAGAATCTGACAGAATCCACCGTACCGTTTCAAACATTTTAGGATGTCCGACGCAATCTGTGGAGGATTCTAGGAGACTGTCTCTGATGAAGGTTGCTCGTCCTTTAGAAAGAACTTTTCGGTAATATTTTCTCGGCACTCCCAAGAGCTCCTCGTACAGAATCCGGTGACAATTCCGTTCAGAATCCAGCGAAATCTAAGCGCTATATAGGTCGCTGTGGCTTTAAAAACGCGCTTAAAACACAGACTGCTATAGACACTTTCCACAAAAGCTACACAGGGGAGTCAGTCAAGGCTGCGTCCTTACCTTGGAAGACATAGCTGTAAATGTATCTTCAGCCCTCTTTAAAACATGAGATCGATCGTGGCGTGTCTTAGCCtcgctttttttctttcttgctccTTTTTTGTTGAAGCGTGAGAGTGCGTTGAAGGCACAGCGTTCCAGCCCGAATAACAGAGGACAGCTGAACAAGAATTCTTGCTCAAGGCTCTCCAAACGCCCCGGGGCAGGATTAGGCTACAATTAGCTCAACCCTGCCTGAGCTGGGGCGAGTTACAAGAACAACATTTGATCTTGCTATTCACAATTGGAAGTAtgcgtatatatgtgtgttttaatcGCATTTATCGTCATTTATGCGTCCGAACAAAGATATGTGCATGCGCCAGGATAACGGTTTACTAGGTTACCTGTGTGCATGTCTTTGATTAACCTTCAGCGAGCAAAAGAGAAACAATCTTTTGTTTTAAACGGCATTGCATACACTGTATTATGATTTAAgaattctttttttccccagtctTTTCCAGAGATTTCTTACAGGCTTAAAAGTATGCATCTTCTTAATTTGGTTTAATATGTTTCTCTCACCGTTCTAATAATGTTCTGCTGGCCATGAAAACTAAATGACATATATCGATATGCATTGTGCCTCTGCAAAAGGCGCCCACACATCCGCCCCGAGCCAAACGCGCCATTTCAATGTTTTGCGCGCGGCTAGATAGAGATGTCTGCCTTGATGGCACACAGCTTTCAGGTGGAAGACAGTCTCATTGTGCTGAAAACATTTCTACAAAAAAGATACTTGACCGTTTTAGACCACTGCAATAATGTTCCCATTCGCCTCAAAATGTTCTGTACCTTGACATCTGGCGCCAACCAGTGACCAAACTAAACGAAGCGAATAAAAAACGAATTTACAACATTTCCAAACTGTTTCCTTAGCACGAGAACGCCAGCTGAAAATAATGTAGCTAAAATAGAACGTTTAGTAACAGTCTGAAAATATGCTGTCAAACGCCAGTAGGCTGTAAAGTCAGACGTCAATACTACGAATGtttatgaagaaaataaacaGCTTATACCAAACGTAAAAACGACGCTTTGGGTAAATTACgtgatttgtacatttaaatgaaacattacaaaaacacatcttatGACCTCTCCTTAAAACGCTTTTCAAACAACCTACGAACAGAGAACACATTATGAATTAagatttccataaataaataattaggcctataaagcaataagccacatgTCAGCTCGGTTTTTAGTTATGCAAAGGGGAAAGACAGAACCCTTTCATTTTCTTGTcacaaatttgaatttttaaatttattttccaaTTACCTTCAGTAATCTTTTGGCACAGAGCTAATGTTATCACCTTCGACATAATAGCCCACATTCTCGAGTGAAAACACAGCAAAGCAAATCTGTTTGTATACAGGAATATGTTGCAAACTATTTGGACTTAACAACCGAATTTTTCTCGCCTTTGGCTGAAATTAGTTTTCCCACATCAGACGAGCAGCAGGAAGACAagatatttttgttcaattaaaGGAACAAGCCCGGAGTTAGTTCAATTACTTGACGCTGGCGAGGAAGATgtaaatttaaagatttaaatagcTTAGAATGTTGCCTCGAGCGCCTGCACTTCATTTCCTTAATTTACAGAGAGATGAGGGGAGTAATGGTTATCCCAAATGATGTGCATCACGCCAACAAAACTATATATCTGAGTAACACTTACTAACCCTGGTCTTACAGTTGAGCTTAGATTCAAGCGAGGCAAATAAAACAGCCtgaagacagaaaaacaaaagcgTCCTGGTAATCATATAGCAGCTAAAGCTAAAACTTTCACAATTCACACGAACTCATTTCGTCTCAGTGGTCCGTGGgactttattaacattaatattaactttGTTAATTCATAATCACTCGTAGTATTTAAATTATAgtgttaaaatttaaatgatattatgcattttttatgtatatgcatTTCTAGTATGATGAATTATTACACGTTTGAAGGCATGAGCTACTCCAATACAAAAAGAGAAATAACACCAATacaacatcaacaaacacaaaaacaaaaaaaaaattacacatacaacatatatattatacGTTAAGATGATGCCTGTGTTCCTCATTAGAccacagcgccatctgctggacGTGACTGGCTACGTCAAACATCTCACCTTCTCACCTGAAACAACTTTTTTGATGCTGTTGCATTTTGTCTACACTTCTTTTGGTAATTAGATTTCCCAGagtctttttgtaataacttaaTATGTAAAAGTTACTTCAGATCTTATTCTCTTGCCTCCAGCTCCTTCCATTCCAAAACCCAATCATACGGAAAGACTATAATTTTTCTCTTACCCTTCtcctttttaaatatgattttggtgctgaagaaagaaaaatgaggaTTTTCTTTGTTCTGTCAGCCACGTGACAAATGGTAGCTGATTTGATGTGCCCTTTGAGTCTGTAGATTGTGAGAGAGAACAGGATGTCAAAGCCCCAGGCCCTGTGAGATAAGGAGGGGGTAACGAGGGGGTGGAGCTAAAAAAGCCGCAGTTGCTCCAGGCGGCAGAGGACTTATTGGAGTGGGAGGACAAGATGTAAAGATCAACACCAGTTTTGACCGCTTTAAGGGGGGATTAGACACCTGTTTTTGTTTCCAAAACTGGGGTGAATTAgcagaaaaataataacactatatatatatatatatgtgtgtaatacagatttgaaaaaaaaaaagtataatcttaaagggatactccatcccaaaatgaaaattttgtcattaatcacctacacaaaagtccatctgccatcagtgattcaacccccatgtccaaacccgtaaaagcttcgtttgtcttcggaacacaatttaagatattttggaagaagaCAGggaaagcatcgtcagaatagtccatctgccatcagtgattcaactgtaatgttatgaagcgatgagaatacttttggtacacaaagaaaacaaaaataacgattttattcaacaattcctctcctctgtttctctccaaATCTGAGCATtatgcagatggcgtacgctcttctgtatcagccgcgccacaaggatacattttttacgtgtatttacgctttggtttggaAGCAAACAACACATCgccgcagcgcggctgacacagaagagcgtacgccgcctgcgtacagctcagaattaaaattctgaaaatggtgctatgctgatttggagagacagaggagaggaattgttgaataaattcattatttttgttttcttcatgtacaaaaagtattctagttTGCTTCAGTCTAGCAGGTAGCCTAATGgcgcaactgaccaatcagaagtaAGCATTCCTGAGCGCCCTATAGTAATTTGATACATTACttcctatttatttttaaaataagcgGGAACGGTCATTCTTAACTTGAATATGCGAGGCTTCTGGTGACATcaacttccagttattttagcggCAAAAACAAGTCCATTATGCTGCTTGATTTTACAAGCTGGTAAgctaattcttattatttttaatttatcataattataaatacattggTTTGTTGCGTAAATACTTTTACCGTTtaatgcactttgttattcttctggtTACTTATCATTAGCGGCTAATGAATCAAAAGTCTTGCAGATTAACAGGAAATAGTTTACTTCCGCATTGAAAAATAAGTTggataacaat
The DNA window shown above is from Cyprinus carpio isolate SPL01 chromosome B25, ASM1834038v1, whole genome shotgun sequence and carries:
- the LOC109073990 gene encoding BTB/POZ domain-containing protein kctd15-like isoform X1 produces the protein MSSKEGRSMSRLSLTRSPVSPLATQGIPLPAQLTKANAPVHIDVGGHMYTSSLATLTKYPDSRISRLFNGTEPIVLDSLKQHYFIDRDGEIFRYILSYLRTSKLLLPDDFKEFQLLYEEARYYQLTPMVKELDRWKQDREQRRAAQPCECLVVRVTPDLGERIAISGDKALIEEIFPETGDVMCNSVNAGWNQDPTHVIRFPLNGYCRLNSVQVLERLFQKGFSMVASCGGGVDSSQFSEYILSREDRRCQTSHTPIRIKQEPLD
- the LOC109073990 gene encoding BTB/POZ domain-containing protein kctd15-like isoform X2 encodes the protein MFETEGRSMSRLSLTRSPVSPLATQGIPLPAQLTKANAPVHIDVGGHMYTSSLATLTKYPDSRISRLFNGTEPIVLDSLKQHYFIDRDGEIFRYILSYLRTSKLLLPDDFKEFQLLYEEARYYQLTPMVKELDRWKQDREQRRAAQPCECLVVRVTPDLGERIAISGDKALIEEIFPETGDVMCNSVNAGWNQDPTHVIRFPLNGYCRLNSVQVLERLFQKGFSMVASCGGGVDSSQFSEYILSREDRRCQTSHTPIRIKQEPLD
- the LOC109073990 gene encoding BTB/POZ domain-containing protein kctd15-like isoform X3, producing the protein MSRLSLTRSPVSPLATQGIPLPAQLTKANAPVHIDVGGHMYTSSLATLTKYPDSRISRLFNGTEPIVLDSLKQHYFIDRDGEIFRYILSYLRTSKLLLPDDFKEFQLLYEEARYYQLTPMVKELDRWKQDREQRRAAQPCECLVVRVTPDLGERIAISGDKALIEEIFPETGDVMCNSVNAGWNQDPTHVIRFPLNGYCRLNSVQVLERLFQKGFSMVASCGGGVDSSQFSEYILSREDRRCQTSHTPIRIKQEPLD